The Alphaproteobacteria bacterium genome contains a region encoding:
- a CDS encoding SDR family oxidoreductase: MRLQDKIAIVVGAGQGPGTGMGNGRATVIRFAQEGAKVLCVDKDVKSAEETAAMAAKETNAGECEAFEADVTREASMKQMIDACKAKWGRIDILHYNVGFSIAGGDAPPTEITEEAFDRVLTVNLRGMVMAVKHVLPIMRAQKSGVILGISSLAAWEKYPYVAYKASKSAMVAYCQQIAIQNAEYGIRCNVILPGLMDTPMAVDTRARHTGKPRAEVAAMRDARVPLRRKMGTAWDVANAALFLASDEANFITGVQLPVDGGSLVDIGH, encoded by the coding sequence ATGCGCCTTCAAGACAAGATCGCGATCGTGGTCGGCGCGGGCCAAGGGCCCGGAACCGGCATGGGCAACGGGCGGGCGACCGTCATCCGCTTCGCGCAGGAAGGCGCGAAGGTGCTGTGTGTCGACAAGGACGTGAAGTCGGCGGAAGAAACCGCCGCGATGGCCGCGAAGGAGACCAATGCCGGCGAATGCGAGGCGTTCGAGGCGGACGTCACGCGCGAAGCCTCGATGAAACAGATGATCGACGCCTGCAAGGCGAAGTGGGGCCGCATCGACATCCTGCACTACAATGTCGGCTTCTCGATCGCGGGCGGCGATGCGCCGCCGACAGAGATCACCGAGGAGGCCTTCGACCGCGTTCTGACCGTGAACCTGCGCGGCATGGTGATGGCGGTGAAGCACGTGCTGCCGATCATGCGCGCGCAGAAGTCCGGCGTGATCCTCGGCATCTCCTCGCTCGCCGCGTGGGAGAAATATCCGTACGTCGCCTACAAGGCCTCGAAGTCCGCGATGGTCGCCTACTGCCAGCAGATCGCGATCCAGAACGCCGAATACGGCATCCGCTGCAACGTGATCCTGCCCGGCCTGATGGACACGCCGATGGCGGTCGACACGCGGGCCCGCCACACCGGCAAGCCGCGCGCGGAAGTCGCGGCGATGCGCGACGCGCGCGTGCCGCTACGCCGCAAGATGGGCACCGCCTGGGACGTGGCGAACGCCGCGCTGTTCCTCGCCTCGGACGAGGCGAATTTCATTACCGGCGTGCAGTTGCCGGTGGATGGCGGGTCACTGGTGGATATTGGGCATTGA
- a CDS encoding ABC transporter ATP-binding protein: MTSLETRSLTIRFGGHVAVDGVSCVFRPGELTAIVGPNGAGKTTYFNLISGQLAASAGEVLLDGRNITRLPAPARTRAGLGRAFQLTNLFPRLSVAENVRLAVQSAAGVHYDMLRPWMRHTGLIARADAVLERVALSARCDVPAAALSHGDQRKLEVALMIALEPKIFMFDEPTAGMSVDEVPVVLDLIAQLKRDTSKIILLVEHKMDVVRSLADRIIVLHNGKLVADGKPAEVIASPLVQEAYLGSFGEKAA, from the coding sequence ATGACCTCCCTCGAAACCCGCTCGCTCACCATCCGCTTCGGCGGCCATGTCGCGGTCGATGGCGTGAGCTGCGTGTTTCGCCCGGGTGAACTGACCGCCATCGTCGGCCCGAATGGCGCAGGCAAGACCACCTATTTCAACCTGATCTCCGGTCAGCTCGCGGCGAGCGCGGGTGAAGTGCTGCTCGACGGGCGCAACATCACGCGGCTTCCCGCGCCGGCGCGCACACGCGCGGGCCTCGGCCGCGCGTTCCAGCTCACCAATCTCTTCCCGCGGCTCTCCGTTGCCGAGAACGTGCGCCTCGCCGTGCAATCGGCCGCCGGCGTGCATTACGACATGCTCCGCCCCTGGATGCGCCATACCGGGCTGATCGCGCGCGCAGATGCCGTGCTCGAACGCGTCGCGCTCAGCGCTCGGTGCGACGTCCCGGCCGCGGCGCTGTCGCATGGCGATCAGCGCAAGCTCGAGGTTGCGCTGATGATCGCTCTCGAGCCCAAGATCTTCATGTTCGACGAGCCGACCGCCGGGATGAGCGTCGACGAGGTGCCCGTCGTGCTCGACCTGATCGCGCAATTGAAGCGCGACACGTCGAAAATCATCCTGCTGGTCGAGCACAAGATGGACGTGGTGCGCTCGCTCGCCGACCGCATCATCGTGCTGCACAACGGCAAGCTGGTCGCCGACGGCAAGCCCGCCGAGGTGATCGCCTCGCCGTTGGTGCAGGAGGCTTACCTCGGCTCGTTCGGCGAGAAGGCCGCATGA
- a CDS encoding substrate-binding domain-containing protein — protein MRRIVIAAAIGLLASGASAEDLKIALIYGKTGPLEAYAKQTETGLRMGFEYATKGTMTVDGRKIVIITKDDQGKPDLAKSALAEAYADDGVALAIGTTASPAALAMLPVAEENKKILLVEPAVADSITGDKWNRYIFRTARNSSQDAISNAVAIGKQGVTVATLAQDNAFGRDGVAAFKSALAKTGATLAAEEYAPAATTDFTAAAQRLFDALKDKPGKKYIWVIWAGPTPLTKLQDMNPGRYGIELSSGGNILPAMAAYKTLPGMEGATYYYYDIPKNPVNDWLVTEHQKRFNAPPDFFTAGGFAAAMAAVAAVNKAKSLDTDKLIAAMEGLEFDTPKGKMVFRKEDHQALQSMYHFKIKANPAVAWGIPELVRELKIEDMQVPIQNKR, from the coding sequence GTGCGACGGATTGTTATTGCGGCAGCGATTGGCCTTCTGGCGAGTGGGGCATCAGCCGAAGACCTCAAGATTGCGCTGATCTACGGCAAGACCGGCCCGCTCGAGGCCTACGCCAAGCAGACCGAGACCGGCCTGCGCATGGGTTTCGAGTACGCCACCAAGGGCACCATGACGGTCGACGGCCGCAAGATCGTCATCATCACCAAAGACGACCAGGGCAAGCCCGATCTGGCGAAGTCCGCGCTCGCCGAAGCTTACGCCGATGACGGCGTCGCGCTCGCCATTGGCACGACCGCGTCGCCGGCTGCGCTCGCGATGCTCCCCGTCGCCGAGGAGAACAAGAAGATCCTGCTGGTCGAGCCGGCGGTCGCCGACTCCATTACCGGCGACAAGTGGAACCGTTACATTTTTCGCACCGCGCGTAATTCCTCGCAGGATGCGATTTCGAACGCGGTCGCGATCGGCAAGCAGGGCGTGACGGTCGCGACGCTCGCACAGGACAATGCCTTCGGGCGCGACGGCGTGGCAGCGTTCAAGTCAGCGCTGGCGAAAACCGGCGCGACGCTCGCGGCGGAGGAATATGCTCCGGCCGCGACGACGGATTTCACCGCGGCCGCGCAGCGCCTCTTCGATGCGCTCAAGGACAAGCCGGGCAAGAAGTACATCTGGGTGATCTGGGCCGGCCCGACGCCGCTCACCAAGCTGCAGGACATGAACCCGGGCCGCTATGGCATCGAGCTTTCGAGCGGCGGCAACATCCTGCCCGCGATGGCAGCCTACAAGACGCTGCCCGGCATGGAAGGCGCGACCTATTATTACTACGACATCCCGAAGAACCCGGTGAACGACTGGCTCGTGACCGAGCATCAGAAGCGTTTCAATGCGCCGCCGGACTTCTTCACCGCAGGCGGCTTTGCCGCCGCGATGGCGGCGGTCGCCGCGGTGAACAAAGCGAAGTCGCTCGACACCGACAAGCTGATCGCCGCGATGGAGGGCCTCGAGTTCGATACCCCGAAGGGCAAGATGGTGTTCCGCAAGGAGGACCATCAGGCGCTCCAAAGCATGTATCACTTCAAGATCAAGGCCAACCCGGCGGTCGCCTGGGGCATTCCGGAACTCGTGCGCGAGCTCAAGATCGAGGACATGCAGGTTCCGATTCAGAACAAGCGGTGA
- a CDS encoding alpha/beta hydrolase, with the protein MLKLWGAALAAVMMMTTANAREYEVTVRNDIVFAEHDGTKLLGDLYLPKGVEKAPVLVGVHGGGWQIGDRKFYKNWGTYLARNGYAVFAIEYRLMKPGVKTWPGAVYDTKAAVQYVRANASQLGVDPERIGMIGDSAGAHLSSLVALAGDEPLFSTEYKSDPHAAVSAKVKTVIGFYGVYDMAAQWEHDLVTRPRDNIVEKLLGGAPMVNRKVYFDASPMSYATVDKNGPRFLLIYGHEDDIADPKTQSEPFSKALRQAGFFVRSIVVPGAGHFWSVDPVDEGFGAYAGPKALLFLEGAL; encoded by the coding sequence ATGCTCAAACTGTGGGGCGCCGCGCTCGCGGCGGTGATGATGATGACGACAGCGAACGCGCGCGAATACGAGGTGACGGTCCGCAACGACATCGTGTTCGCCGAGCACGACGGCACGAAGCTGCTCGGCGATCTCTATCTGCCGAAAGGGGTCGAGAAGGCGCCGGTGCTGGTCGGGGTGCATGGCGGCGGCTGGCAGATCGGCGATCGCAAGTTCTACAAAAACTGGGGCACGTATCTCGCCAGGAACGGCTATGCGGTCTTCGCCATCGAATACCGGCTGATGAAGCCCGGCGTGAAGACTTGGCCCGGCGCGGTCTATGACACGAAGGCTGCGGTGCAATACGTGCGGGCCAATGCAAGCCAGCTCGGCGTCGATCCCGAGCGGATCGGGATGATCGGCGACAGCGCCGGAGCGCATCTCTCCTCGCTGGTTGCGCTCGCTGGTGACGAGCCGCTGTTCTCGACCGAATACAAGTCTGATCCGCATGCCGCCGTGTCGGCGAAAGTGAAGACCGTCATCGGCTTCTATGGCGTCTACGACATGGCGGCGCAGTGGGAGCACGATCTCGTCACGCGCCCGCGCGACAACATCGTGGAGAAGCTTCTTGGCGGTGCGCCTATGGTGAACCGCAAGGTCTATTTCGATGCCTCGCCGATGAGCTATGCGACCGTGGACAAGAACGGCCCCCGCTTCCTGCTGATCTACGGCCACGAGGACGACATCGCCGACCCGAAGACCCAGTCCGAGCCGTTCTCCAAGGCGCTGCGGCAGGCCGGGTTCTTCGTGCGCAGCATCGTGGTGCCGGGCGCCGGGCATTTCTGGTCGGTCGATCCGGTCGACGAGGGCTTCGGTGCCTATGCGGGGCCGAAGGCGCTCTTGTTCCTCGAAGGCGCGCTGTAG
- a CDS encoding Uma2 family endonuclease gives MRLFRETGAVIPSNADNERENGVAGISAPLSIEAFRSWLDSRPDREHWELIAGVPMMMASPTKAHQRIVANLDSLLRDALKKYRSEWTSYQSVGLNLSPVTPDYDPEPDVVVVDADPPGPDDRYSDRFYLAAEIVSASDKRTVENKRDVYKRHPDCRCVLVIEQHRVQVSLSILGRNGWTEQHLTKLEEELVLEDFGLRCTLAELYRDTSLERRQG, from the coding sequence GTGCGGCTGTTCCGTGAGACCGGAGCCGTGATACCCTCGAATGCCGATAACGAGCGGGAGAACGGCGTGGCCGGAATTTCAGCTCCTTTGTCGATCGAGGCGTTTCGCTCCTGGCTGGACTCGCGCCCGGATCGCGAACACTGGGAGCTTATCGCCGGTGTTCCCATGATGATGGCGTCCCCCACGAAAGCGCATCAGCGCATTGTGGCCAATCTGGACAGCCTGCTCCGCGATGCACTCAAAAAGTATCGATCAGAGTGGACATCCTATCAAAGTGTGGGATTGAACCTGTCGCCAGTCACGCCGGATTACGACCCCGAACCGGACGTCGTGGTGGTCGATGCGGACCCGCCCGGACCGGACGATCGATATTCCGACCGTTTTTATCTCGCGGCGGAGATCGTCTCCGCGAGCGACAAGAGAACAGTTGAAAACAAGCGCGACGTCTATAAGCGGCATCCGGATTGCCGTTGCGTGCTCGTGATTGAACAGCATCGTGTTCAAGTCAGCCTTTCAATTCTCGGCAGAAACGGCTGGACGGAGCAACACCTGACAAAGCTCGAGGAAGAGCTCGTGCTTGAAGACTTTGGCCTGCGTTGCACCCTCGCCGAACTCTATCGGGATACATCGCTGGAGCGGCGCCAAGGCTGA
- a CDS encoding MFS transporter, which produces MSRSYRWIIVAAGGLLGCVAIGAMFSLPVFLGAITRDTGWSVTGVSSAMTIAFLAMASTSMAWGNLSDRYGTRFVVLTGSVILAVSLALASQTTSLLAFQLTFGLFIGGSISAIFAPMMACVTGWFDTHRSLAVSLVSAGMGMAPMTMSPLAAWLVSVHDWRTSMLIIAGIVAAVMIPVAFLVRRPPALERGNAVPVPGDADTGMSVAQALKSPQFITLLLTNFFCCATHSGPIIHTVNYAVSCGIPLIMAVSIYSVEGFAGLGGRIGFGLAGDKFGAKRVLVIGLLVQALGALGYLAARDLSTFYAAAALFGFVYAGTMPLYAAIARENFPLRMMGTVIGGIAMAGSLGMATGPVAGGLIYDSFASYTWLYLGSFGMGIGAFLIAMTFRPFPKGQAVPAAA; this is translated from the coding sequence ATGAGTCGCTCCTATCGCTGGATCATCGTTGCGGCGGGTGGCCTGCTCGGCTGCGTCGCGATCGGCGCGATGTTCTCGCTGCCGGTATTCCTGGGCGCCATCACCCGCGACACCGGCTGGTCCGTCACCGGCGTGTCGAGCGCGATGACCATCGCGTTTCTCGCGATGGCATCGACCAGCATGGCCTGGGGCAATCTGTCGGACCGCTATGGGACGCGCTTCGTCGTCCTGACCGGCTCCGTGATCCTCGCCGTGAGCCTCGCGCTCGCCAGCCAGACGACTTCGCTGCTCGCGTTTCAGCTCACCTTCGGCCTGTTCATCGGCGGCAGCATCTCGGCGATCTTCGCGCCGATGATGGCTTGCGTCACCGGCTGGTTCGACACGCACCGCAGCCTTGCCGTCTCGCTCGTCTCCGCCGGCATGGGCATGGCGCCGATGACCATGTCGCCGCTCGCCGCATGGCTCGTCTCGGTCCACGACTGGCGGACCTCGATGCTGATCATCGCGGGCATCGTCGCGGCGGTGATGATCCCGGTGGCGTTCCTGGTGCGCCGCCCGCCGGCTCTGGAACGCGGAAACGCCGTACCTGTGCCGGGCGATGCGGATACCGGGATGTCGGTCGCGCAGGCATTGAAGTCGCCCCAGTTCATCACGTTGCTGCTGACCAACTTCTTCTGCTGCGCGACGCATTCCGGCCCGATCATCCACACGGTGAACTATGCGGTGAGCTGCGGCATCCCGCTGATCATGGCGGTCTCGATCTACAGCGTGGAAGGGTTCGCGGGCCTCGGCGGCCGCATCGGCTTTGGCCTCGCCGGGGACAAATTCGGCGCAAAGCGAGTTCTGGTCATCGGCCTGCTGGTCCAGGCGCTGGGCGCGCTTGGCTATCTGGCGGCGCGCGATCTTTCCACGTTCTATGCGGCTGCGGCGCTCTTCGGCTTCGTCTATGCCGGCACCATGCCGCTCTACGCGGCGATCGCGCGAGAGAACTTTCCCCTGCGCATGATGGGAACGGTCATCGGCGGCATCGCGATGGCGGGCAGCCTTGGCATGGCGACAGGACCGGTCGCGGGCGGGCTGATCTACGACTCGTTCGCGAGCTACACGTGGCTCTATCTCGGATCGTTCGGCATGGGGATTGGTGCGTTCCTGATCGCCATGACGTTCAGGCCGTTCCCGAAGGGCCAGGCGGTGCCGGCGGCCGCGTGA
- a CDS encoding single-stranded DNA-binding protein, with protein sequence MAGSVNKVILVGNLGKDPEVRRMQDGRPVVNMSVATSESWRDKATGERKEKTEWHRVVIFNEGLAKIAEQYLKKGSKVYLEGALQTRKWTDQQGVEKYSTEVVLQGFNSALTMLDRAGGGGGGGDYGESGGSDFGSSRPAARERAPAMAGGGGKRGDLDDEIPF encoded by the coding sequence ATGGCGGGTTCAGTCAACAAGGTCATTCTGGTCGGCAATCTGGGCAAGGACCCGGAGGTGCGGCGCATGCAGGACGGCCGGCCGGTCGTGAACATGAGCGTCGCGACCTCGGAAAGCTGGCGGGACAAGGCGACCGGCGAGCGCAAGGAAAAGACCGAGTGGCATCGCGTGGTGATCTTCAACGAGGGCCTCGCCAAGATCGCCGAACAGTATCTCAAGAAAGGCTCCAAGGTTTACCTCGAGGGGGCACTGCAGACGCGCAAGTGGACCGATCAGCAGGGGGTCGAGAAATATTCGACCGAAGTGGTGCTGCAGGGCTTCAACTCGGCGTTGACCATGCTCGATCGGGCCGGTGGCGGCGGTGGCGGCGGCGATTATGGCGAGAGCGGAGGCAGCGATTTCGGCTCGTCGCGTCCGGCCGCACGCGAACGGGCGCCCGCGATGGCGGGCGGCGGCGGCAAGCGCGGCGATCTGGATGATGAGATTCCGTTCTGA
- a CDS encoding ABC transporter ATP-binding protein, whose protein sequence is MSDLLTLSGVETHIGRYHILHGVALAVPEGKTAMLLGRNGAGKTTTLRTIMGLWRASAGEIRLGETRIEALGTPDIARAGIGYVPETMAVFSDLTVRENLVLAARAGEMDETRLDWIFGFFPPLKKFWLSRAGTLSGGQKQMLSFARSLIEERRLLLIDEPTKGLAPAIIGALIDCLKEVKRRGATILLVEQNFRVAQEIGDTVSVMDNGSVVHSGTMAALAADEQLQHRLLGLSLDTHQ, encoded by the coding sequence ATGAGCGATTTGCTCACCCTTTCGGGCGTCGAGACGCATATCGGGCGCTATCACATCCTGCACGGCGTCGCGCTCGCCGTGCCGGAGGGCAAGACCGCCATGCTGCTCGGCCGCAACGGCGCGGGCAAGACCACGACGTTGCGCACCATCATGGGGCTCTGGCGCGCCTCCGCCGGCGAGATCCGGCTTGGGGAGACGCGCATCGAGGCGCTGGGCACGCCGGACATCGCGCGCGCCGGCATCGGCTATGTGCCCGAGACGATGGCGGTGTTCTCCGATCTTACGGTGCGCGAGAACCTCGTGCTTGCGGCGCGCGCCGGCGAAATGGATGAGACGCGTCTCGACTGGATTTTCGGCTTCTTCCCGCCGCTGAAGAAGTTCTGGCTCTCGCGCGCCGGCACGCTCTCGGGCGGGCAGAAGCAGATGCTTTCGTTCGCGCGCTCCCTGATCGAGGAGCGCCGGTTGCTGCTGATCGACGAGCCTACGAAAGGGCTGGCACCGGCGATCATCGGCGCGCTGATCGATTGCCTGAAGGAAGTGAAGCGCCGCGGCGCCACCATCCTCCTGGTGGAGCAGAATTTCCGCGTCGCGCAGGAGATCGGCGACACCGTGAGCGTGATGGACAACGGCAGCGTCGTTCACTCCGGCACGATGGCGGCACTCGCCGCCGACGAGCAACTCCAGCACCGGCTGCTGGGATTGAGCCTGGATACCCACCAATGA